A region from the Beduinella massiliensis genome encodes:
- a CDS encoding ABC transporter permease subunit: protein MKERRNWPLYAVLTVFALVAIVPFLWVLMCSLMNTVEIYSGNLIPPNWRFSNYAEAWRRARLGLYFKNSLYITVLAPLLGIALDSLAGYAFAKLRIRRWNWLFFLFLLGIFVPGEANLLSTRLQVQAIGLQNNLNGVVLAMLGTGMAFGIFLMRNFFLDIPDSFGESAKMDGAGTFAIFWRVYLPLARSGLVALFIFKIIGAWNEFNLSLFILTDSDKWTIPLAVTSFRSMPGASNYGYIFAAAMICVFPILILYFIFQRSFMEGITAGGVKG, encoded by the coding sequence GTGAAGGAGCGCAGGAACTGGCCGCTGTACGCGGTCTTGACGGTCTTCGCCCTCGTCGCCATCGTGCCTTTTCTGTGGGTGCTGATGTGCAGTCTGATGAACACGGTGGAGATCTATTCGGGCAACCTGATTCCGCCGAACTGGCGGTTCTCTAACTATGCCGAGGCGTGGCGCCGCGCGCGGCTGGGGCTATATTTTAAAAATTCACTTTATATCACCGTGCTTGCGCCGCTGCTGGGGATTGCGCTGGACTCTTTGGCAGGCTATGCGTTTGCCAAGCTGAGGATCAGGCGGTGGAATTGGCTGTTCTTTCTCTTTCTGCTGGGCATCTTTGTCCCCGGTGAGGCGAACCTGCTCTCTACGCGCCTGCAGGTGCAGGCGATCGGCCTGCAGAACAACCTGAACGGCGTCGTCCTGGCGATGCTGGGCACGGGCATGGCGTTCGGCATCTTCCTGATGCGCAACTTTTTCCTGGACATTCCCGATTCATTCGGCGAAAGCGCGAAGATGGACGGCGCCGGAACGTTCGCGATTTTCTGGCGGGTCTATCTGCCGCTGGCGCGCAGCGGGCTGGTCGCCCTGTTCATCTTCAAGATCATCGGCGCGTGGAACGAGTTCAACCTCTCGCTCTTCATCCTGACGGACTCCGATAAGTGGACCATTCCGCTGGCGGTCACGAGCTTTCGGAGCATGCCGGGCGCGAGCAACTACGGGTACATCTTCGCGGCAGCGATGATCTGCGTTTTCCCCATCCTGATTCTCTACTTCATCTTCCAACGCTCCTTCATGGAGGGCATCACAGCCGGCGGCGTCAAAGGCTGA
- the rpiB gene encoding ribose 5-phosphate isomerase B yields MDTIWIGNDHGGYEMKRDILSYLEERKIPYRDVGCHSTEIVRYPYYAAQVAGAVSSGEAKRGILICSTGIGMSIIANKFSGVRAALCTSAYTARMTRAHNDSNVLCLGGKTTGLFEAFSILDEWLFAEYLGGRHDISLSLIDECEKVHFTGESWRPDLEHMR; encoded by the coding sequence ATGGACACCATCTGGATTGGAAACGACCACGGCGGCTACGAAATGAAGCGGGACATCCTGAGCTACCTGGAAGAACGGAAGATTCCCTATCGGGACGTGGGCTGTCATTCGACCGAGATCGTCCGCTATCCTTACTATGCCGCGCAGGTAGCGGGCGCGGTTTCCTCGGGCGAGGCGAAGCGCGGCATCCTCATCTGCTCCACGGGCATCGGCATGTCGATCATCGCAAACAAGTTCAGCGGCGTGCGCGCGGCGCTGTGCACGTCCGCATACACCGCCAGAATGACGCGCGCGCACAACGACTCCAACGTCCTTTGCCTCGGCGGAAAGACGACGGGCCTGTTCGAGGCGTTCTCCATCCTGGATGAATGGCTCTTTGCCGAGTATCTGGGCGGGAGGCACGACATCTCACTTTCGCTGATCGACGAATGTGAAAAGGTTCATTTTACTGGGGAAAGCTGGCGCCCTGACCTCGAGCACATGCGCTGA
- a CDS encoding ATP-binding protein, whose translation MIKAYLRARRGAILAACVTAAMVLAACIAAGQPLAPVVYGLFLSAFVLALAGAVGFFRFRARLLALRAVRARDEAAPLLPPPEDAQEAEYQRLLSAFFACAQQQRTEDERARGELIAYYTMWLHQVKTPIAALRLLMERGPVDPAALSRELFAIERYTGMALEYARLLHAESDLVIEKARIEPLVRQSVKRYAEMFIAKHLTLTLDPISLSAHTDEKWFCFILEQLLSNAVKYTHRGGVHIYEQAGALCVADSGIGIRSEDLPRVFEPGYTGYNGRLDKRASGLGLSMAQRAAKMLAIRLTLTSTPGKGTTARLVFPAEGEITARA comes from the coding sequence ATGATTAAAGCATACCTGCGCGCGCGGCGCGGCGCGATCCTCGCCGCCTGCGTCACGGCGGCGATGGTGCTGGCCGCCTGCATTGCCGCCGGGCAGCCGCTGGCGCCCGTCGTCTACGGGCTGTTCCTGTCCGCCTTCGTGCTCGCCCTCGCGGGCGCCGTCGGCTTCTTTCGATTTCGCGCGCGGCTCCTTGCGCTTCGGGCCGTCAGGGCGCGCGACGAGGCCGCGCCCCTCCTGCCGCCGCCCGAGGACGCGCAGGAGGCGGAATACCAGCGGCTGCTCTCCGCCTTCTTTGCGTGCGCGCAGCAGCAGCGCACGGAGGATGAACGCGCGCGCGGCGAGCTCATCGCCTATTACACGATGTGGCTGCACCAGGTCAAGACGCCGATCGCGGCGCTGCGGCTGCTGATGGAGCGCGGGCCCGTCGATCCGGCCGCGCTCTCGCGCGAGCTGTTCGCGATCGAGCGCTACACCGGCATGGCGCTGGAGTACGCGCGTCTCCTGCACGCGGAAAGCGACCTCGTGATCGAAAAGGCGCGGATCGAGCCGCTGGTGCGCCAGAGCGTCAAGCGCTATGCCGAAATGTTCATCGCCAAGCACCTCACGTTGACGCTCGATCCGATTTCCCTCTCGGCGCATACGGACGAAAAGTGGTTCTGCTTCATCCTGGAGCAGCTGCTCTCCAACGCGGTCAAGTACACGCACCGGGGCGGCGTGCACATTTATGAACAGGCCGGGGCGCTGTGCGTCGCGGACAGCGGCATCGGCATCCGCTCTGAAGACTTGCCCCGCGTGTTCGAGCCCGGGTACACGGGCTACAACGGGCGGCTGGACAAGCGCGCAAGCGGGCTGGGCCTGTCGATGGCGCAGCGCGCGGCGAAGATGCTCGCCATAAGACTGACGCTCACCTCCACGCCCGGCAAGGGCACCACGGCCCGCCTCGTCTTCCCCGCGGAGGGAGAGATCACGGCGCGCGCCTAA
- a CDS encoding ABC transporter permease subunit: MQSAVIPARRTLRRRQTWKEYAVALLFVLPSFLLLVYFVIIPTLRTVQISFHDWDGVNPAMKFVGLDNYRYVLKDPLFYQSLKNNFIWTVMHLVFACFFGFVLAYFISRIAYAKTLFRNVLFMPNVIALSVSGIIWTLIFNPQMGMLNGMLDALGLSSLKASWLGDPKITIYAISFASSWQAYGYYMTLFLAGLQNIDVDLYEASDLDGANKFDQFIHITIPGLQNVFSFVFSMGIINGLKGFSTVWVMTQGGPGTSSYLLTLYGYVKAFREQNYGQSMVSGIVLGLMIIVITRVFNAIRDRYAA; the protein is encoded by the coding sequence ATGCAAAGCGCAGTCATACCGGCGCGGCGGACTTTACGCCGCAGACAGACCTGGAAAGAGTACGCCGTAGCCCTGCTGTTTGTCCTTCCGTCCTTTTTGCTTCTCGTTTATTTCGTCATCATTCCGACGCTCCGCACAGTTCAGATCAGCTTTCACGATTGGGACGGCGTCAATCCCGCAATGAAGTTTGTCGGCCTCGACAATTACCGGTACGTGCTGAAGGACCCGCTCTTTTACCAATCGCTGAAGAACAACTTTATCTGGACGGTCATGCACCTCGTCTTTGCCTGCTTTTTCGGTTTTGTGCTCGCTTATTTTATCTCCCGCATCGCTTACGCGAAGACGCTCTTTCGCAACGTGCTGTTCATGCCCAACGTCATCGCGCTTTCCGTCAGCGGCATCATCTGGACGCTGATCTTCAATCCGCAGATGGGCATGCTCAACGGCATGCTGGACGCGCTCGGCCTCTCATCGCTCAAGGCGAGCTGGCTGGGCGATCCGAAGATCACCATCTACGCCATCAGCTTCGCCAGTTCATGGCAGGCCTACGGTTACTACATGACGCTCTTTTTGGCCGGCCTTCAAAATATCGACGTCGATCTGTACGAGGCCTCCGATTTGGACGGGGCGAACAAGTTCGACCAGTTCATTCACATCACCATCCCGGGCCTTCAAAACGTCTTTTCGTTTGTGTTCAGCATGGGCATCATCAACGGCCTCAAGGGCTTCTCGACCGTTTGGGTCATGACGCAGGGCGGGCCGGGGACGTCCAGCTATCTGCTGACGCTGTACGGATATGTGAAGGCCTTCCGTGAGCAGAATTACGGACAATCTATGGTGAGCGGCATCGTGCTCGGCCTGATGATCATCGTCATTACCCGCGTTTTCAACGCGATTCGCGACCGCTACGCGGCGTAA
- a CDS encoding substrate-binding domain-containing protein, with protein MTTIRDVAKLAGVSLGTVSNVLNELPTVSVENRERVEQAIAQLGYRRNQAASQLRSNRSNAIGLVIPDITNPFYPEVARGVDDAARRAQYNVFLCNKDRSIKKEEDAIEALLSKNVDGILLFKPRISQKRIDAVAEQCALVLLDTNPALVSCDTVNVEDYQGMERAVREVAARGHRRIAFISGLQDSFSSARRLEAYQETLRQLGLPDVPEYVCQGDFTARSGHESIKTLMALPQPPTAVMTANDMMALGAISGAYELGIRVPQELSVVGYDDVQNVQWSFPRLTTIWHPKYEMGESAVRLLIERIEARRRHEDLARRNLVLETRMKLRDTLAQPGSGKRRKDEWTPSGLETTTAATK; from the coding sequence ATGACGACCATTCGAGACGTGGCAAAACTGGCGGGCGTGTCCCTGGGGACGGTATCCAACGTGCTCAACGAGCTTCCTACGGTCAGCGTGGAGAACCGCGAGCGCGTGGAACAGGCGATCGCGCAGCTTGGGTACCGGCGCAATCAGGCGGCCTCGCAGCTGCGCTCGAACCGTTCGAACGCCATCGGCCTGGTGATTCCGGACATCACGAATCCCTTTTATCCGGAGGTGGCGCGCGGCGTGGACGACGCCGCCCGTCGGGCGCAGTACAACGTCTTCCTGTGCAACAAGGATCGCTCCATCAAGAAGGAAGAGGACGCGATCGAGGCGCTGCTCAGCAAGAACGTGGACGGCATACTGCTGTTCAAGCCGAGAATTTCGCAAAAGCGGATCGATGCCGTGGCGGAGCAATGTGCACTGGTTCTTCTGGATACGAATCCCGCTTTGGTGAGCTGTGACACGGTGAACGTAGAGGACTATCAGGGCATGGAGCGCGCTGTGCGCGAAGTCGCAGCCAGGGGGCATCGGCGGATCGCCTTCATCTCCGGACTTCAGGACTCGTTTTCCAGCGCGCGCCGCCTGGAGGCTTACCAGGAGACCCTGCGTCAGCTGGGGCTGCCCGATGTGCCTGAATACGTGTGCCAAGGCGATTTTACCGCCAGGAGCGGCCACGAGAGCATCAAAACGCTCATGGCGCTTCCGCAGCCGCCGACGGCGGTGATGACCGCCAACGACATGATGGCCTTGGGCGCCATATCGGGCGCGTATGAACTGGGCATCCGCGTGCCACAGGAATTGTCCGTCGTCGGATACGACGACGTGCAAAACGTTCAGTGGTCCTTCCCGCGATTGACGACGATCTGGCATCCCAAATATGAGATGGGCGAGTCGGCGGTGCGCCTGCTGATCGAGAGAATTGAGGCGCGGCGAAGGCATGAGGACCTGGCGCGGCGCAATCTTGTGCTGGAAACGCGGATGAAGCTTCGCGACACGCTCGCCCAGCCCGGCAGCGGAAAAAGGAGGAAAGACGAATGGACACCATCTGGATTGGAAACGACCACGGCGGCTACGAAATGA
- a CDS encoding ATP-binding cassette domain-containing protein, producing the protein MELLEVQHIKKIYRTRMGAQAFTALHDVNFTVGRGEFVAIMGPSGSGKTTLLNLLASLDSPTSGDILLEGRRLADIPDRELARFRRDHLGFVFQDFNLLDTFNLRDNILLPLVLSSTPVAEMEKRLAPLAETLGITRLLNKYPYEVSGGEKQRAAVARAVITGPQLLLADEPTGALDSKASQHLLQTLSSFHQAGQTILMVTHSAMAASYASRVLFIRDGQLFSQIYRGGQEGAPGDRRAFFDKIVSSLTVLSDGGVDIG; encoded by the coding sequence ATGGAGCTGCTCGAAGTACAGCATATCAAGAAGATTTACCGCACCCGCATGGGCGCACAGGCGTTTACCGCCCTGCACGACGTAAACTTCACCGTCGGCCGGGGAGAATTCGTCGCCATCATGGGCCCGTCGGGCTCGGGCAAGACCACGCTGCTCAACCTGCTCGCCTCGCTGGACAGTCCGACGAGCGGGGACATCCTGCTGGAAGGCCGCAGGCTCGCGGATATCCCGGATCGGGAGCTGGCGCGCTTTCGGCGCGACCATTTGGGCTTCGTGTTTCAGGACTTCAACCTGCTGGATACGTTCAACCTGCGCGACAACATCCTGCTGCCGCTGGTGCTCTCCTCCACGCCGGTCGCGGAGATGGAAAAGCGTCTGGCGCCCCTGGCGGAGACGCTGGGCATCACCCGGCTGCTTAACAAGTATCCCTACGAGGTGTCCGGCGGCGAAAAGCAGCGCGCGGCCGTCGCCCGCGCGGTCATCACCGGCCCGCAGCTGCTGCTCGCGGACGAGCCGACCGGCGCGCTCGACTCCAAGGCTTCGCAGCACCTGCTACAGACGCTTTCGAGCTTTCATCAGGCCGGTCAGACGATCCTGATGGTCACCCACAGCGCCATGGCCGCCAGCTACGCCTCGCGCGTGCTGTTCATCCGCGACGGCCAGCTCTTCTCGCAGATCTATCGCGGCGGACAGGAAGGCGCGCCGGGCGACCGCCGGGCGTTCTTCGACAAGATCGTCTCCTCGCTCACCGTGCTTTCCGACGGGGGTGTGGACATTGGCTAA
- a CDS encoding winged helix-turn-helix domain-containing protein — translation MYRIMIVEDDLTIASVVEDSLSRWGYEARCAVDFERIDAEFSAFSPHLVLMDVSLPRFNGFYWCQRLRERSRVPILFLSSHVESVDQVMAMTMGGDDYVTKPFSMEVLLAKIAALLRRAYSYASPPEAGETSLSARGAALSVQDATLRFGSQRVELTRNESRILLTLLARKNEIVPREALMKALWDDDVFVDDNTLTVNMARLRRKLEGIGLSEFIQTKKGLGYVIHD, via the coding sequence ATGTACCGCATCATGATCGTCGAGGACGACCTCACCATCGCCTCCGTCGTCGAGGACAGCCTCTCCCGCTGGGGCTATGAAGCGCGCTGCGCCGTGGACTTTGAACGCATCGACGCGGAGTTTTCGGCCTTTTCGCCGCACCTCGTCCTCATGGACGTCTCCCTTCCGCGCTTCAACGGCTTTTACTGGTGCCAGCGCCTGCGCGAGCGCTCGCGCGTGCCCATCCTCTTCCTCTCTTCCCACGTAGAGAGCGTAGACCAGGTGATGGCCATGACCATGGGCGGGGACGACTACGTCACGAAGCCCTTTTCCATGGAGGTGCTGCTCGCCAAAATCGCCGCGCTGCTGCGCCGCGCCTACAGCTACGCGTCGCCGCCGGAGGCGGGCGAGACGTCCCTGAGCGCGCGCGGCGCGGCGCTCAGCGTGCAGGACGCCACGCTGCGTTTCGGTTCGCAGCGCGTGGAGCTCACGCGCAACGAATCCCGCATCCTGCTGACGCTGCTCGCCCGGAAAAATGAAATCGTCCCCCGCGAGGCGCTCATGAAGGCGCTATGGGACGACGACGTGTTCGTGGACGACAACACGCTGACCGTCAACATGGCGCGCCTTCGCCGCAAGCTCGAGGGCATCGGGCTTTCGGAGTTCATCCAAACCAAAAAGGGGCTGGGGTACGTGATCCATGATTAA
- a CDS encoding L-fucose isomerase has protein sequence MTVRIGILSFSDGRARVHDTLKDYIASCEAALAARLRGTGEVEVVAAQEQVAASELAERMASSLLGEKLDACILNVPVFAFPNFAAIAARILHGVPLLAISPANGSYPGLGGLQAAVGMIRQTGGQCEKVWGNIEEDSVLQRVLAFLRAAHAVSRLKGQVYGLFGGRSIGMGSGAVSPDVWMQRFGVDVDHVDQLEILRRARLVPPEETERALRWLEERMGAVEYDGKKLTRESLGMQVNCYIALKALIAERGLSFVGVKCHYDLSEYFVTQCLSATLCNDPYDWDGEKEPVVFACEADSDAALTMQVLKLISGLPVVFMDFRHYMQQENLFAFCNCGACATWYAARSEDPAENLRRVRLCSVIPKYGGCGCHVQFMAEAGPMTFARLTHRMDHYVMQAFEGTFEKLPVERMRETCEAWPHGYASVESEPMELLDRFASNHIHAVSGCYLREIRAFCELTGVELEVL, from the coding sequence ATGACGGTTCGCATAGGCATACTTTCTTTTTCAGACGGTCGCGCGCGCGTGCACGATACGCTGAAGGATTATATTGCGTCCTGCGAGGCGGCGCTGGCCGCGCGGCTTCGCGGAACGGGGGAGGTCGAGGTCGTTGCCGCGCAAGAGCAGGTCGCGGCGAGCGAGCTGGCGGAACGGATGGCGTCTTCGCTCCTTGGGGAGAAGCTGGATGCGTGCATTCTAAACGTCCCGGTGTTCGCCTTCCCCAACTTTGCGGCCATCGCCGCGCGCATCCTGCACGGGGTGCCGCTGCTGGCCATTTCGCCCGCCAACGGGAGCTATCCCGGCCTGGGCGGGCTGCAGGCGGCGGTCGGCATGATCCGCCAGACGGGCGGACAGTGCGAGAAGGTATGGGGGAATATCGAAGAGGATTCCGTCCTGCAGCGCGTGCTGGCCTTTCTGCGCGCGGCGCACGCCGTTTCGCGCCTGAAGGGGCAGGTTTACGGCCTGTTCGGCGGGCGCAGCATCGGCATGGGCTCGGGCGCCGTATCGCCCGACGTGTGGATGCAGCGCTTCGGGGTGGATGTCGATCACGTAGACCAACTGGAGATTTTGCGCCGGGCGCGTCTCGTGCCGCCGGAGGAGACGGAACGGGCGCTCAGATGGCTGGAGGAGCGGATGGGCGCCGTCGAATACGACGGCAAGAAGCTGACGCGCGAGTCGTTGGGCATGCAGGTCAACTGCTACATCGCGCTCAAGGCGTTGATCGCGGAGCGGGGGCTCTCCTTCGTCGGCGTCAAGTGCCATTACGACCTGAGCGAGTACTTCGTCACCCAATGTCTGTCCGCGACGCTTTGCAACGACCCGTATGATTGGGATGGGGAAAAGGAGCCGGTCGTGTTTGCCTGCGAAGCGGATTCGGACGCTGCGCTGACGATGCAGGTCCTCAAGCTGATTTCGGGCCTGCCGGTCGTGTTCATGGATTTCCGGCACTACATGCAGCAGGAGAATCTCTTTGCGTTCTGCAACTGCGGCGCGTGTGCCACCTGGTACGCGGCCCGCAGCGAGGACCCGGCGGAAAATCTGCGGCGTGTACGCCTCTGTTCCGTCATCCCCAAATACGGCGGGTGCGGCTGCCACGTGCAGTTCATGGCAGAGGCAGGACCGATGACGTTCGCGCGCCTGACGCACCGCATGGACCACTACGTCATGCAGGCGTTCGAGGGCACGTTTGAAAAGCTGCCTGTCGAGCGCATGCGGGAGACCTGCGAGGCGTGGCCGCATGGATACGCCTCGGTCGAATCGGAGCCGATGGAGCTGCTCGACCGCTTCGCCAGCAACCACATTCACGCGGTAAGCGGCTGCTACCTGCGGGAAATCCGCGCGTTTTGTGAGCTGACCGGCGTGGAGCTGGAGGTGCTGTAG
- a CDS encoding extracellular solute-binding protein: protein MKRKLTAILSLCICAFLLVPALALAQEPVSEIQVLTYDNDFFDDVIADFESKNPDIKVIRKLGQGIDTGATVAMLSSDDAPDVLLVNSGPGRVLPLAQAGLLEDLTPYYASRGWDQVVNPSIIETIHNNDEKMWEICNGMDVFSVYYHKEIFDELGLEEPKTFEDFEKICATIRDSGMTPIVVGGRDNYQLGWVMGNFFQSVAGRDFMTGLIYGDGKFTDDVFKQALNKVLAFYDNGYFNSDVVAISGDEAFTSFAMKQSAMIFSGQGNLKTYFADGTLDMAQVSSFAFPSVKGDAAIPTAGMAHSWVVNKNARNLEGALRFMDYVASLDYQICLGSMDEWQYGIGAIQVEDLSLLNLNPIVSSAFEQLQGGTGYNPSVYLLGNLKSVYYADNQELLMKTKTVDQIAEELQASKEEYLANK, encoded by the coding sequence ATGAAGAGAAAACTCACGGCAATCCTCTCCCTCTGCATCTGTGCGTTCCTGCTGGTCCCCGCCTTGGCACTTGCCCAAGAGCCGGTCAGCGAGATTCAGGTGCTCACCTACGACAACGATTTTTTTGACGACGTCATCGCGGACTTTGAGAGCAAGAACCCGGACATCAAGGTAATCCGCAAGCTCGGTCAGGGTATCGACACGGGCGCCACGGTCGCGATGCTGTCCTCGGACGATGCGCCTGATGTGCTGCTGGTCAATTCCGGCCCCGGCCGCGTGCTGCCGCTCGCGCAGGCGGGTCTGCTGGAGGACTTGACGCCCTATTATGCCTCGCGGGGCTGGGATCAGGTCGTGAATCCCTCCATTATCGAGACGATCCACAACAACGATGAAAAGATGTGGGAAATCTGCAACGGCATGGACGTCTTTTCGGTTTACTACCACAAGGAGATATTTGACGAGCTGGGTCTTGAAGAGCCCAAGACCTTTGAGGATTTTGAGAAGATTTGCGCCACGATTCGCGACAGCGGCATGACGCCGATCGTCGTGGGCGGCAGGGATAATTATCAGCTCGGTTGGGTCATGGGAAACTTTTTTCAGTCCGTCGCCGGCCGCGATTTCATGACGGGCCTCATCTACGGCGACGGCAAGTTCACGGACGACGTCTTTAAGCAGGCGCTGAACAAGGTGCTGGCGTTTTACGACAACGGTTACTTTAACAGCGACGTGGTAGCGATCAGCGGCGATGAAGCATTTACCAGTTTTGCAATGAAACAATCGGCGATGATCTTTTCGGGCCAGGGCAACCTCAAGACGTATTTTGCCGACGGTACGCTGGATATGGCGCAGGTTTCTTCCTTCGCCTTCCCCAGCGTAAAGGGCGACGCGGCCATTCCCACGGCGGGCATGGCGCATAGCTGGGTGGTCAACAAGAACGCTAGGAACCTCGAGGGCGCGCTTCGCTTTATGGATTATGTCGCCTCCTTGGATTATCAGATCTGTCTTGGCAGCATGGATGAGTGGCAATATGGCATCGGCGCCATTCAGGTAGAGGACCTTTCGCTGCTCAACCTGAACCCGATCGTCAGCAGCGCCTTTGAACAGCTTCAGGGCGGCACCGGCTACAACCCCAGCGTATACCTGCTGGGCAATCTGAAGTCGGTCTATTACGCGGACAATCAGGAACTGCTCATGAAGACGAAGACGGTCGATCAGATCGCAGAGGAGCTGCAGGCTTCCAAAGAGGAATATCTCGCCAATAAGTGA